Part of the Cardinium endosymbiont of Culicoides punctatus genome, ATAAAAAATCTCAAATTTTTGTGCGAAATGTCGGATACATAAAAATAATATTGTTTTACATGGAATATAGGGTACCTGGAGAGTTGCCATTATTATCATAAAAATGATAGGTATATATTTTTATGATTTATGGTCAATCGTAATTAATGGCATTAAAATGCTCATATATCATATGGTAAGCTGGCCTATTTTCAGGTTTGTATATGATTGGTGTGCCAATTATAGTGCTGCAGCTTTTACAGTCTAGAGAAGTGTTTTTACCTCTTTTTACATACTCAAACTGTCTTTTTTGCAAGTCTAGTGGTAAGCGGATTCTATCCAAATAACATCGTAACAATTTTCCCGGACCATCTTTTTGATAAGTCATCACATAAGCTAAACATTTTTTGCAAAAAATGTTTAGCAACTTTGGAGCACCTCTCTTTTTTGTGTACGTGTTGTAGATCATTTTTAGACCTTTAATCTTATCATGGATTTCTAAGGCTAAAACATCTATTTCTTTATCTTTATTTTTTTCCATTGGATTGTTAATCATCTACTATGGTAGGTTGACATTAGATACACGGTGGTGGTACAAATATATGATGGAATAAGTATTTGATCTTGAGTGTATTTTATGTCGTTTAATAAGAAGTGGTTAATTTTTTTTAAGCAAACACATTACAGAAAGCTATTCTGAATACCTCACTAACATAGATATAGTAAATAATGGCTTTAACAAAGACAAAAAATAGAATTATTTATGCAAAAAAATCAATAAAATATTCATTATCAAAACAAAAATATAAAATCTAGTTTGAGTAATTTAGTATCATATATTTGTACCACCACCAGATACACTATGTATGTAATAGCATAATGCTAAATATAGGCAAAAAATCATTGCATAATAATTAGTGCTCTGGGAGAATTATTTGTGATCGTTTTAGTCACACAAATAGGTGAACATAACTATGCTTCATCAATGTCTATAGTATTATCATCTGGCTCATTAGTTCCTTTGAGCGGGGTAACTCCTCCAGAAAAATTAAATTTCATCACTTCTGAACTAGATAAATCCAACGGAGTAACAAGCTCTGAAGGTACAATAATTAGTATGCCAGCCAAATCATAAGAATTTGGCAAGTAAACGGCCATATGATTGGGTTTAGAAAGAATTTCTAAAGATTCTCTTGTAATAAATCCTATTCGATATGTTTGCGTGCTTTTATCCGTTAAAACCATAGCAGGCTTATCGAACTTTTTCTTGCTGGTTACAAAAGCAGAAGTAAAATCCTTTAATGAGGAATAAAGCACACTAATCAATGGAACTTTCTTTATTAAATCTTCTGTAAAGCCAAAAACAGACTTCACGAGTAAAGTAGGACCAATGTAGCCTAATAACGTGATGGATACTATTAAGATAAACATACCAAGGCCAGGAATTCCAAAACTAGCTAGCCCATCTATTTTCCGTAGTATGGCTGAAATTAAGTAGATGGTAGCTGCCAGTGGAACAATTAACAACAGTCCTCTGAAGAAGCAAAGTATCAGACGATTGATCAGTGATTGGTTAATTTTCATAATTATAACGTAAAGGAAAATGAAGTAAAAACAACCCGTATGTTTTTTTAAAAATATGGGTCAATTATACGAAAAAGTGTGCTTTTAAGCAATCTTGAATTGCTATATAGCCTATTTTTTATTCTAAAATATTTAAAACAAAGTAATAAAGTTATAAATTAATTTTTTTGTATAAAATATTGATAATAACCATTTTTATTTTTTAATACCAAATATTATTCGGAGCAGAAACATGTTTATAGTACTTTATTAAGCATTTTTGTGGATATAATTGTTAAACCTTTTGTTCATATAACTTGTATATATTTTTGATTATGTGTAATATATATTCTATATATGAATAAAATTCAGCGATGTATATCTGGAATTTTATGATCCTATCTTTTTAATTTATTTCTACCTGAAATATTTTTTATAAATACACTAATACACGTCTAAAATGCTTTTGTACTTATTATTTTTTAATTGATTATAAGAAAAAAATAACATATTTAGTCATTTCTAAATATTATTTTAGACTGGCCTAAAATTAGTTTGATTAATAAAATATTACTAAAAACGCATTAAAATTTAGCCATGGCTAAATATATCTTTAGAACAAACTAAATTTATACTATGGGCATGGAAGAAAGAAGGAATAAAATACCGTTGTTTTAATATAATTATGAATATGAAGCTTACACATTCGGAAGAAAACTATTTAAAGGCAATTTATCTTATTTCTGAAGAGAACAAATCAACTGTTTCGACTACTGCTCTTGCAACATTTTTAAATACGAGTGCTGCATCTACTACGGATATGCTACAAAGACTACATAGCAAAGAACTTGTTATGTACCAAAAATACCATGGGGTAAGTTTATCAGAAATAGGAAGGAAACTAGCTGTAATGACTATACGCAAGTATTTACTGTGGCAGGTTTTTTTAGTGGATAAATTAAAATTTGATTGGAATGATATCCATCATGTAGCAGATCAATTACAATATGTTGACTCCGACATACTAATAGATCGGCTTGAAAATTTTCTAGGTCATCCATATTGTAGTCCCCATGGGGTTGTAATTCCCAGTTCTAATGGAAAGATTATCGAAAAATGCAGGCATTTACTTACGGATATACCGGAAGGAGAAAGTGCTATTGTTAGTGCTATTAAAGATGATTCAGCGTCTTTTTTACAATATCTGAACAAAAGAAATATCTATTTAGGTGCAAAAATAACGGTTCTAGAAAAAATTCATTTTGATGAATCGATTGATGTAATTATTGATAACCAGTATAAAATTAATGTATCACGCAAAATAACAGATAATATTTTAGTAACTTTGTAGCAAATACATATAGTTCGTAACTACTAAAGCTAATTTTTATATTAGCTTCTGATTTTTTTGTATTTTTACACTAAAAAAAATTGGTCTATATGCCATATATTAATGAGGAGATTTACATTTATGTAAAATGTGTATGTTTAGAAAATCTTTTGTAAAATACATTAATGTAGCTTCACTGTTTTACTTTTTAATATTAATTAATGCATTAAGGGAACTATTACACAAGCAATATGACTATCTTTACTAAATTTCAACGGGTCGCTTTCTATAAGGTCTTGTGTTTCTTTTTTTATCTCACACTGTCTTCTTTTGGCATAAGTCCTACTAATGCTAAATTTACTATTCTAACTACTACAGGAATCTTAGGAGATGCTATCAAAAATATTGTAAAAGAAGATGCGAATGTAGTTAGTCTTATGGGTCCTGGTATAGATCCTCATACCTATCAGGCTACTCAAAGGGATGTTCAAAAGCTTATGAGTGCTGATATCATCGTCTATAATGGACTCTATTTAGAAGGGAAAATGAGTGATCTCTTGGAAAAGTTGTCAGAGACAAGAACAGTATATGCTGCTAGTGATGCACTTAATAAAGAACAGTTCATATATGAAGATATTTTTCCTATAGGTATAGATCCCCATATTTGGTTTGATGTAACCATTTGGCAACAGGTAGTTGGCTTTATTAGTCAAAAATTACAAGAAGAAAGACCGGAATCTGCTGGTTATTACAAAGAAAATACGGTTGCATATTTGGAAAAACTAGAACGCTTGCATCAAGAAATTACAGATCAAATTCAATCTATTCCAGAGAAACAACGTGTATTAATTACTGCACATGATGCATTTGGTTACTTTGGTAGAGCTTATAATATTGAGGTAGTCGGACTACAAGGTATTTCTACTGTGGCTGAA contains:
- a CDS encoding metal-dependent transcriptional regulator, whose amino-acid sequence is MNMKLTHSEENYLKAIYLISEENKSTVSTTALATFLNTSAASTTDMLQRLHSKELVMYQKYHGVSLSEIGRKLAVMTIRKYLLWQVFLVDKLKFDWNDIHHVADQLQYVDSDILIDRLENFLGHPYCSPHGVVIPSSNGKIIEKCRHLLTDIPEGESAIVSAIKDDSASFLQYLNKRNIYLGAKITVLEKIHFDESIDVIIDNQYKINVSRKITDNILVTL
- a CDS encoding DUF502 domain-containing protein codes for the protein MKINQSLINRLILCFFRGLLLIVPLAATIYLISAILRKIDGLASFGIPGLGMFILIVSITLLGYIGPTLLVKSVFGFTEDLIKKVPLISVLYSSLKDFTSAFVTSKKKFDKPAMVLTDKSTQTYRIGFITRESLEILSKPNHMAVYLPNSYDLAGILIIVPSELVTPLDLSSSEVMKFNFSGGVTPLKGTNEPDDNTIDIDEA
- a CDS encoding metal ABC transporter solute-binding protein, Zn/Mn family, which encodes MTIFTKFQRVAFYKVLCFFFYLTLSSFGISPTNAKFTILTTTGILGDAIKNIVKEDANVVSLMGPGIDPHTYQATQRDVQKLMSADIIVYNGLYLEGKMSDLLEKLSETRTVYAASDALNKEQFIYEDIFPIGIDPHIWFDVTIWQQVVGFISQKLQEERPESAGYYKENTVAYLEKLERLHQEITDQIQSIPEKQRVLITAHDAFGYFGRAYNIEVVGLQGISTVAECGLKDIQRIVQLIVERNIKAIFFETSVSDKSMRAVLEGCAHYEKKTEIGGYLYSDALGAPNTPEGTYCGMIRANAIAIVNALK